A stretch of Chelmon rostratus isolate fCheRos1 chromosome 18, fCheRos1.pri, whole genome shotgun sequence DNA encodes these proteins:
- the LOC121621666 gene encoding kinesin-like protein KIF26A, with protein MYSQYWNTARGHRPDYRRYTVVEGDTPLPLGSASRRKRLRSAGEDDEEARSCASRPNPEGSLSASELSRYGKPEVKEVEGLQRLCQRCHIVTSQLNRQAAAVADSTDLKDPAYASFLFDKLQRLQWPRRGRHASVDARCDVCDASFYQLRRLALRRALGISREMTPRPTTPGLPPPTTSTARPASESSWGGDELPLKQQRWSYEERSGGGALWGWGGVQSTYLGGGGAKGLATVTPLPLNAQHYLEGVWRVSSCRPEHQQHTTGLPSDGVYVTMKRSAQDMKPASHSIATQTSQPPSAAAAFFVRAAQKLSLSRRKKSQPGPGSPPGEASGPLLYTGGFSGALQLSPPAVPPCLLRAGSKVKDKPGTGKVRVMVRICSVHSSESSESMSLLKVDGRRKQLTLCETSAGGLSAAQRRSSSSSPKTFMFDAVFLQDASQAEVCSGTVAEVIQSVVNGADGCIFCFGHANLGKTYTMIGRDCSTQSLGVAPTAVSWLFKVIEERREKSGARFSVRVSAVEISGREETLTDLLAELSTSSSAGAHQEAPGSAVSLREDPLCGSQLQNQTELRATSAERAAFFLDAALAARRSSRAPNEQEARRNSHFLFTLHLYQERLDKSNKAAMSGRSRLHLLDLGSCETDISRTREGGGGQCLSLSALGNVILALANGAKHVPYRDSKLTMLLSESLGNINCQTTMIAHISDSPVNYMETLTTVQLASRIHRMRKKKSKHASSSSGGESSCEEGPSHRPPHLRPFHPRTVALDPDTSLLLSSDPDYSSSSEHSCDTVIYIGPGGTAISDRELSDNEGPPSFVPIIPSLNKKRVKDAPRSDGDHFKCNTFAELQERLDCIDGSEGPPMFGPEGKATQATAFRTQTGATKSTEATSPPKSHKNSSYGSSESTPTTCTNKTVQELFKLPAAGGLMETTKRTSADGDKLSATPFQPCVVKSTGTFSQDSELVVREKIYLKEGVPKPSASPSLSKTSRVASQPGEVASRTPPVGMSQQALRQDQAAGSPNTERVPHTSRCPTDVNHPQTSLFGRCLDRDFLRTTVTLQQPVELNGEDELVFTVIEELPHGLVPDNGRPTNLLSFNNDCSLQALASGSRPVSIISSINDEYDAYTSQPGAAGPGADMNTDCQEMLFSQHGSKQSAVGSQPSAANADSTESGGTHSTSRLYLRDDNMATENASTPTSPSVFLKQPFLQHGTKSSLSDSGCFSELDSNHATPNKASFTKCPPSPDSTKASLKGSLKMRASTLNTSLSAQIHHHTAHSSLPRKPKPTSSVTVGCSRQEGRHDDFLLQGSSDFDPREFEFLSAGKPPRSGMSSVSPRRPGGNSNSVPRPPKAQMSSSAQRVVDGCERSSSRRGDIAIKLPRLTRGATTLGTVSIPQSSESKWGHEGTSVTGTVRFSSLGKKSNGQKSIVISKSGNISALAPLIRQSSQEQKTRTALSPSALKTSSDTGKSIIPKASTSEEELIRLRADSFSHRTSSVKTEHVSARTSSSLKTRGAKAESSRNYGSLMSLERCDSPTLAGSKPEPFRENSGATLGGNCRSNRSVPRLGVPASTSTPASSSQVSLGVFATPVKALGQVKGNSSSRSAVSGGPKVRTMSTSSSKSLSSSPKALDTIAGRNSSLPPTGKSLARSGTGAKMGRGTIMGTKQAISRAANSRVSELATGSQRKQLSRGPGVPGNDGTDSGTSSVSGSPINTPLPSPYSKITAPRRPQRYSSGHGSDNSSILSGELPPAMGRTALFYHSGGSSGYESMMRDSETTGSTSSAHDSMSESGVSSSNRSRVSKSPKKRGNGFQRRRLIPAPLPDTSCLGRKVGGQWVDLPPLGGTLKEPFEIKVYEIDDVERLQRRREAATGSEPFHDVEKGLLYFNARLRMLEKRQQQIRELKSKHERLKVELEEAKSRLMLDPSKWSGEFDMDQDLDRESQEYLEALAQATVELEYCVNLCKSRVMMETCFDIAVRPPPGEFTTRGRDQVSRPPGDVTRLAWSRPLVVESLGGGLTWSGHLVVDSPGGGITWSRPLVVESPGGGLTQWWTHLVTSPGGRLTWWWSHLMVDSPGHVTWWLTHLVNSRNDCWRSSGDERNEHDEHDERDEHDERDEHDEHDEHDERDERDEHDEYNGHDKCDEHDEHDERDERDEHDKHDGRDEHDEHDERDERDEHDEYNGHDKCDEHNEHDEHDERDEHDKHDGRDEHDERDEHDEYNGHDECDEHDKLDMDQDLDRESLETLAQEGESCGDLITESTCRFTLCPDFSLLIRDQTGFLGSTETSVGSAAETLQRSRRRFLQSEADSINGTGSAELPASRLSRRNDPPAGITRL; from the exons GACCCGGCCTACGCTTCCTTCCTCTTCGATAAGCTCCAGCGCCTCCAGTGGCCTCGCCGTGGCCGCCACGCTTCGGTCGACGCCCGCTGTGACGTCTGCGACGCCTCCTTCTACCAGCTGAGACGCCTCGCCCTGCGGCGCGCTCTGGGCATCAGCAGGGAGATGACGCCTCGCCCCACCACCCCCGGCCTACCgcctcccaccacctccaccgcCCGCCCGGCCTCGGAGAGCAGCTGGGGGGGCGACGAGCTGCCGttgaagcagcagagatggTCGTATGAGGAGCGGAGCGGGGGCGGGGCTCTGTGGGGATGGGGCGGAGTTCAGAGCACCTACCTGGGAGGAGGTGGGGCCAAGGGGCTGGCCACAGTCACGCCGCTCCCCCTGAACGCACAGCACTACCTGGAGGGGGTGTGGAGAGTCTCCTCCTGCAGACCCgaacaccaacaacacaccacg GGTTTGCCTTCAGATGGAGTTTATGTGACCATGAAGAGATCAGCTCAGGACATGAAACCAGCCTCTCACAGCATCGCCACCCAAACCAGCCAACCGCCATCAGCTGCAGCCGCCTTCTTCGTCAG GGCGGCTCAGAAGCTCAGTCTGTCCCGCAGGAAGAAGTCCCAGCCGGGCCCCGGCTCCCCGCCCGGCGAGGCCTCGGGGCCCCTGCTCTACACCGGGGGCTTCAGCGGGGCCCTGCAGCTCTCCCCACCCGCCGTCCCGCCATGCCTCCTCCGGGctgggtcaaaggtcaaggaCAAGCCGGGAACGGGGAAG gtcCGAGTGATGGTCCGGATCTGTTCGGTCCACAGCAGCGAGTCCTCGGAGTCCATGTCCCTCCTGAAGGTGGACggcaggaggaagcagctgaCTCTCTGCGAGACGTCAGCTGGCGGACTGTCCGCCGCCCAGAgacgctcctcctcctcgtctccgaAGACCTTCATGTTCGACGCCGTCTTCCTCCAGGACGCTTCACAG GCTGAGGTGTGTTCAGGGACGGTGGCTGAGGTCATCCAGTCGGTGGTGAACGGAGCAGACGGCTGCATCTTCTGCTTCGGACACGCTAACCTGG GTAAGACGTACACCATGATTGGTCGGGACTGCTCCACCCAGAGTCTGGGCGTGGCCCCCACAGCCGTCTCCTGGCTCTTCAAGGTGATCGAGGAGCGCAGGGAGAAGTCTGGGGCTCGTTTCTCGGTCAGAGTCTCTGCGGTGGAGATCTCCGGTCGGGAGGAGACGCTCACCGACCTCCTGGCTGagctctccacctcctcctcagcgGGGGCCCACCAGGAGGCCCCGGGCTCCGCGGTATCACTGCGAGAAGACCCCCTCTGTGGATCCCAG ctgcagAACCAGACGGAGCTGCGAGCGACGAGCGCGGAGCGAGCAGCGTTTTTCCTGGACGCCGCCTTGGCAGCGAGGAGGAGCAGCCGGGCGCCGAACGAGCAGGAGGCCCGGAGGAACTCGCACTTCCTGTTCACCCTGCACCTTTACCAGGAGAGGCTGGACAAGAGCAACAAGGCGgcaa tgtccgGTCGGAGTCGTCTCCACCTCCTGGATTTGGGGAGCTGTGAGACGGACATCAGCAGGAccagggagggaggtggaggtcagtgtctgtctctgtcgGCGCTGGGAAACGTCATCCTCGCCCTCGCTAACGGAGCCAAGCACGTTCCCTACAG GGACAGTAAGCTAACCATGCTGCTGAGTGAATCCCTGGGAAACATCAACTGTCAAACCACCATGATCGCTCACATCTCCGACTCCCCGGTGAACTACATGGAGACGCTGACCACAGTGCAGCTGGCCTCCCGCATCCACCgcatgaggaagaagaagtcCAAG CATGCCTCCAGCTCGTCTGGAGGGGAGAGTTCCTGCGAAGAAGGCCCGTCCCATCGACCTCCTCATCTGCGACCCTTCCACCCTCGGACCGTGGCGCTCGACCCAGACACGTCCCTGCTGCTGTCCAGCGATCCTGACTATTCCTCTAGCAGCGAGCACTCCTGTGACACCGTCATCTATATCGGGCCTGGAGGGACAGCCATCTCGGATCGAGAACTGAGCGACAATGAGGGACCGCCTTCCTTCGTTCCTATCATCCCTTCTCTGAACAAAAAGAGGGTCAAAGATGCGCCCAGGTCTGATGGTGATCActttaaatgcaacacatttgcAGAGCTACAGGAGAGACTCGACTGCATCGATGGCAGCGAGGGCCCACCTATGTTTGGCCCCGAGGGCAAAGCAACACAAGCAACAGCATTCAGGACTCAGACAGGAGCTACTAAATCCACAGAGGCAACATCTCCACCCAAATCTCATAAGAACTCCTCCTACGGGTCCTCAGAAAGCACACCAAccacatgcacaaataaaactgttcaGGAACTATTTAAACTCCCTGCAGCCGGTGGCCTCATGGAAACGACCAAACGGACCAGTGCAGATGGGGATAAACTTTCAGCTACTCCCTTTCAGCCATGTGTGGTGAAGTCCACTGGGACATTTTCCCAGGACTCAGAGCTTGTGGTGCGAGAGAAGATCTACCTCAAAGAAGGTGTACCCAAGCCATCGGCCTCACCATCCTTATCCAAGACATCCAGGGTAGCATCTCAGCCTGGGGAGGTTGCCAGTAGGACTCCCCCTGTGGGTATGAGTCAACAAGCACTGAGGCAAGACCAAGCAGCAGGGTCCCCCAACACAGAAAGGGTTCCTCATACAAGCAGATGCCCCACAGATGTCAACCATCCTCAGACATCTCTGTTCGGAAGATGCCTCGACAGAGATTTCCTGAGGACGactgtcacactgcagcagcctgtggagcTGAACGGGGAGGACGAGCTTGTGTTCACAGTCATCGAGGAGCTCCCTCATGGCCTTGTCCCAGACAACGGTCGCCCCACCAACCTGCTTAGCTTCAACAATGACTGCTCTCTGCAGGCGTTAGCCTCTGGCTCTCGCCCTGTAAGTATCATCAGCAGTATTAACGATGAGTATGATGCTTACACATCTCAACCAGGAGCTGCGGGACCTGGTGCCGATATGAACACAGACTGCCAGGAAATGCTGTTTTCCCAACATGGCAGCAAGCAGTCAGCTGTTGGATCACAGCCAAGTGCAGCGAATGCTGATTCAACTGAAAGTGGAGGAACTCATTCAACAAGCAGGCTTTACTTGAGGGATGACAACATGGCAACAGAGAATGCATCCACGCCAACCTCACCAAGTGTATTTCTGAAACAGCCATTTTTGCAGCATGGCACCAAGAGCTCCCTGAGTGATAGCGGATGTTTCTCAGAGCTGGACAGTAACCATGCTACTCCAAACAAAGCTTCTTTTACCAAGTGTCCTCCCTCCCCTGACTCAACCAAAGCCTCTCTCAAAGGCTCTCTCAAGATGAGAGCCAGTACTCTAAACACTTCATTGTCTGCCCAGATTCACCATCATACTGCCCATTCCAGTCTTCCCAGGAAACCCAAGCCTACCTCATCTGTAACTGTgggctgcagcagacaggaaggCAGACATGATGACTTTTTGCTTCAGGGAAGCAGTGACTTTGATCCCAGAGAGTTTgagtttctctctgcaggtaaGCCACCAAGAAGTGGCATGAGCAGCGTCTCTCCTAGGAGGCCCGGAGGTAACAGTAACAGTGTACCTCGACCACCAAAGGCACAAATGTCATCTTCAGCTCAAAGGGTTGTGGACGGTTGTGAGAGGTCGAGtagcaggagaggagacatTGCCATCAAGCTGCCAAGACTCACCCGAGGTGCAACGACTCTAGGAACTGTTTCTATTCCCCAGAGTTCTGAATCAAAATGGGGTCATGAGGGGACTTCAGTGACAGGTACCGTGAGGTTTTCATCCTTAGGAAAAAAGTCAAATGGGCAGAAAAGCATTGTGATCTCCAAGTCTGGAAACATCTCTGCTCTTGCTCCACTTATCAGACAGTCAAGCCAAGAACAAAAGACAAGGACTGCACTGTCTCCAAGTGCCTTAAAAACAAGCAGCGACACTGGAAAGTCCATAATCCCTAAAGCATCAACCTCAGAGGAAGAACTCATCAGGCTGCGGGCAGATTCATTCAGTCACAGGACATCGAGTGTAAAAACTGAGCACGTCTCTGCCAGGACATCTTCAAGCCTGAAGACACGTGGGGCCAAAGCAGAGTCTTCCAGGAACTACGGGAGTCTGATGTCTCTAGAAAGATGTGACAGTCCAACCCTCGCTGGGTCCAAGCCTGAACCGTTCAGGGAGAACAGTGGTGCTACTTTAGGAGGTAACTGCAGATCCAACCGATCAGTGCCAAGGCTCGGGGTTccagcctccacctccacacctgcTTCTTCTTCCCAAGTTTCTCTTGGTGTCTTTGCAACTCCAGTCAAGGCACTGGGGCAGGTCAAAGGCAACAGCAGCTCACGATCAGCAGTTTCTGGTGGACCAAAGGTTCGCACCATGTCTACCAGTAGTTCCAAGAGCCTGAGTTCCTCCCCCAAAGCTCTTGATACTATAGCTGGAAGAAACAGCAGCCTACCTCCAACTGGTAAGTCCCTAGCTCGGTCAGGGACGGGAGCCAAGATGGGAAGAGGCACCATCATGGGCACAAAGCAGGCCATTAGCAGGGCAGCCAACAGCCGGGTTAGCGAGCTAGCTACTGGGAGCCAGAGGAAGCAGCTCAGCAGGGGGCCCGGGGTACCAGGAAATGATGGCACTGACAGTGGGACTAGTAGTGTCAGTGGGTCGCCAATCAACACGCCGCTCCCGTCACCTTACAGCAAGATCACGGCGCCTCGGAGGCCGCAGCGCTACAGCAGCGGCCACGGCagtgacaacagcagcatccTCAGTGGGGAACTGCCCCCCGCCATGGGCCGCACCGCCTTGTTTTATCACAGCGGTGGAAGCAGCGGCTATGAGAGCATGATGCGAGACAGCGAGACCACCGGCAGCACCTCATCAGCCCATGACTCCATGAGTGAGAGTGGAGTGTCCTCATCCAATAGGAGCAGAGTTTCTAAATCACCCAAGAAGAGAGGAAACG GTTTCCAGCGGCGCCGTCTGATCCCAGCTCCCCTCCCGGACACCTCCTGCCTGGGCAGGAAGGTGGGGGGTCAGTGGGTGGACCTGCCACCTTTAGGCGGCACCCTGAAGGAGCCCTTTGAGATAAAGGTGTACGAGATCGACGACGTGGAGcgcctgcagaggaggagggaggcggcGACGGGGTCGGAG CCGTTTCATGATGTTGAAAAG GGGCTGCTCTACTTCAACGCCCGGCTGAGGATGCTGGagaagaggcagcagcagatcagagagCTGAAGAGCAAACACGAGAGGCtgaaggtggagctggaggaggccaaGAGCCGGCTGATGCTGGACCCGAGCAAATGGAGCGGAGAGT TTGACATGGACCAAGACCTGGACCGGGAGTCCCAGGAGTACCTGGAGGCTCTGGCTCAGGCCACAGTGGAACTGGAGTACTGCGTCAACCTCTGCAAGTCCCGCGTCATGATGGAGACCTGCTTCGACATTGCG GTGAGACCACCACCAGGTGAGTTCACCACCAGGGGTCGTGACCAGGTGAGTCGACCACCAGGTGACGTGACCAG ACTCGCCTGGTCACGTCCCCTGGTGGTGGAGTCACTTGGTGGTGGACTCACCTGGTCAGGTCACCTGGTGGTCGACTCACCTGGTGGTGGAATCACCTGGTCACGTCCCCTGGTGGTGGAGTCACCTGGTGGTGGACTCACCCAGTGGTGGACTCACCTGGTCACGTCACCTGGTGGTCGACTCACCTGGTGGTGGTCTCACCTGATGGTGGACTCACCTGGTCACGTCACCTGGTGGTTGACTCACCTGgtg aacagcagaaatgaCTGCTGGAGAAGCAGCGGCGATGAACGCAACGAACACGACGAACACGACGAGCGCGACGAACACGACGAACGCGACGAACACGACGAACACGACGAACACGACGAACGCGACGAGCGCGACGAACACGACGAATACAATGGGCATGACAAATGCGACGAACACGACGAGCACGACGAACGCGACGAACGCGACGAACACGACAAACACGACGGGCGCGACGAACACGACGAACACGACGAACGCGACGAGCGCGACGAACACGACGAATACAATGGGCATGACAAATGCGACGAACACAACGAGCACGACGAACACGACGAACGCGACGAACACGACAAACACGACGGGCGCGACGAACACGACGAGCGCGACGAACACGACGAATACAATGGGCATGACGAATGCGACGAACACGACAAAC TTGACATGGACCAAGACCTGGACCGGGAGTCCCTGGAGACTCTGGctcag GAAGGTGAGTCCTGTGGAGACCTGATCACTGAGTCCACCTGCAGGTTCACCTTGTGTCCTGACTTCAGTCTGCTGATCAGAGACCAGACTGGGTTTCTGGGCTCCACAGAGACTAGCGTGGGCTCGGCTGCTGAGACTCTGCAG AGGAGCCGTCGGCGGTTTCTGCAGAGCGAGGCCGACTCCATAAACGGGACCGGCTCTGCCGAGCTTCCTGCTTCACGTCTCAGCAGGAGAAACGATCCTCCTGCAGGAATAACACGTCTGTGA